A segment of the Bombus huntii isolate Logan2020A chromosome 9, iyBomHunt1.1, whole genome shotgun sequence genome:
CGAGTTTGTAGTGCAACAGAAATGGCTCAATCGTTTCGCAATGTCGTACAAATTTTTCTCTTCCAATGATGAGTAAAATACGCAACGTTACAGTAGTTTGAAAATTCCTCCTTTTCGTCATTAACTTTCGAAAACTTTTCAAGGCGATCGAGTCGAGTGACGTATTCGCGAGGCATTCATGATTTAAGGATCGAGCAGACTACGTACACTCACTTAAAATACTCGCCGTCtgtaaaaattattccatattttctcCATCGCGATTATGTATAGAAATAAGTAGATCTTAATCTCATTGGGCATCTTATGCATACATACCTCGATCATTAGCAATCGCTTAAGTTAATGACACTTTGTTTAGTCGCAAGGGTAGAAGAAATAAGATGTCTGATGTTTTGTACCAtttagagaaataaattatatactgTGAATGATTTCCTTTAAACATTGACACCCTCGTACAAAAAGAAAAGCTTCTTTGTACGCTATCGATCATAGGTTTGGCTATACTTATTactaagaaaaatattcttaaataCTTACTAGCATCCCAATTTCAATTCCTTAccttacatttattttacatatataagtataaaaaataaattaataattggaATATTTCGCAAACCAAATTGTatccttattattattttgaacaATTTTCTCATTCTTGAtactaatttttctatctctcCTGTTTGCATATGTACCAACGTATGCCTGTGTGCTGTAACAAGTTGCAGTCGAGATCGAGATAATTCTCGCTAGTCGCATATCTGCATCTCAGGATCAATCTAATGAAGTCTATCCGCAGCTGCGTCGAATGCTAACAGGCtcgggagagagagaaaaatgcaaaaaaactGGACAGCATTTTGCGAACACTATCATTCAGGTCGTGTCCAGTGATAACGAAGGCGGCGGCACTTTTAGTGTTGACGGAACGTTAGTTTACGTAAGAAAATTTTTACACTTAGCTTACTTATCATTATACGACAAGCGAACAGAAGCGGTTCAATCGTCGCATCGTCTGAGTCGTTTCAATCTTTGGTCGTCAGGTAGAAGAAACAAttggataaaataaaatccgAATAGTAGGTATGTCGAATTTGGATGGAAGAAAAACCAAAAGCTTGAACAACATCCCTGAAGTGTTCAAACGGCGCGATCATGATGAGTCGAAAGTTTTATCGAAAGTTTCTTTGGAAAACGTAGCCAGCGAACGATTTAAGACTTTAAATGTGAGAGGAGAGAACGCTTCTCCTTTTCCAAAGCTCGAAGTCATAAAGCAAAGTGACAACGATGAATCGAGTAACACCGAGGACGAAGCGAACGAAGAGAAAAGATTGAAAAAGCCAGAAGTGGCGAAGTTGGACGCCGaggataaaataaaagatacttTTAAGGTAATTCCTTATTGCATCTTCTGATTCCTGtcagatttttttatttcattcctTTCCGGTCAGCTCGATTTTTCAAATGTAAGTTTGAAGAAACAGAAACAGATTCTATCGATAATTGACAGTTTTCTGTCGCTCATTCTAATCACTCCGATGACCGTCGGTTTTTGGAGAGGGACATGGACCTTGATGGATATCTATGCAGATACGTAAGTTTATTTATACTCCGTCTAGACATACTTATTAACTATTGCGGTGATAAACGATGCGAAAAATCTATAAATAGATCGGAAGAACTATCAGTGATTTTTGTCAATTAAAACGATTCGCTGTAATAGTCTAAATCACGCGGAAATAAAATTGACagaaaaattacaataaagTGCACGTATAGAATTATGATTTTGAAATGTTCTAAGGTTCCCGGAATTGTTCACGTTCCTCTTGGGTATTCTAATTCACACGTGTTTTGCTATTACGAGGAATTTCCTGCACTATCGTGTGCTCGATATATCAAAAAGGAAAACTTGCCTGAATATAACCGTTTGCAAGATCATCCAAATTTTATACACATACGTCTTCGGTATTTCCTGCAATATGCACTGGAGGGGTGCTTGGATTATTTTCGACCACTTCTTCTATTACAATATTTGGTGAGATCGGTAactcgtattttattttagaagaTAATTCTAAAAATCGCGTTCCGCAGATTAGTGTCTcaaatagataaaaattaattcatcGATAAAAGATAGTAACGGAGATAAAGATAGgttaataaaaagaatgaCATTATACATTTTAGATCAGTACAGAAAaggataaaataatttatttacattttagaGGATCACATGGAGCACCTTATCACTAGCAAGTAGCTGGAATATATTGAGACGCGGCAAAAATAGTCTGTTAATCGTGTTTGATACTTTCATTTCCTATGCTAATCTTTATGTTCATCATGAATGCTTTTAAAGATAGTGAGCGTCTCGTGCAAGTAGAAATATGATGATAAAGAGTATTGTCTCAAAACTGACTTAAAGCATTAACGATAGCATGCCAATTTTCCAGATATAATTAATCAAAGCTATATATTGTAACTTCTAATTATTACGACTTATTTCTAAACCGTAACCATTTAATCCAATTTACtaggttgtcccaaaagttACTTCTAGTTCTTATTActacaaaatggatcatacgtaattcaataaaataatatggaataaaaaatcttgtgcgtctattattttcttataaaacgaaaccaacttttgggacaacctgatatttttacaataaagtaatattcctgatttctttttattaatattcgttaattttatcaatttcctTTAGGGTAACTGTAACCGCTACTTTGGCGCCAATGACAATTTTGGCGATCTTTCGATCGATTCGTAATGTTATAGCCATCCCTTCGGTGATCAACGTCGACATACTCACCTTCGTCTTTCGTTTTCCAACGAGGTATAAGCTGgtaagttaattaaaaatatatttaaattgtagAACTATTGATACGTTTCGTGATAGGATACACGAAAGATCTAGCAATCGTTACATGTGTacaaagaaaatagaaaaagttgTAATAGATGACCagttatgtaaataaaaatcttgACGAGGAATCCGAATTGCGGAGATTTCATGATTTTTCTTGGCACTTTGGCAAATATTTCAATCGCTGTTAGATACGGATATCAGTGCAAGAATCGatgagaaaaataaatgttcaTCAAGAGTTCTATTTTACAGATTGTATATCTCCTCACGAGAGGAGACCTTATCAATTGGTAAAGTGATCGAACAAAATCTGCGATGCCGTATCACTTAAGTATCGCAATCGATTGTCAAACGGTTCTAAAGCCGAATTTTCATTGGGAATATTCCGTGAATATGATTCGTACGATAAGATTCGTGAATTGTAAGAATCACAAAAACACATATGAATAAAACacgtattttaattattcaaatataaaagatgTGTTTGGTTATTATATTAACGATGATAAATGATCTGATCTGATTCGATTCGATTATCTACTGACCGATCACATATAACGatacagaaaaataaattatgataatatgaaatttacaattaaaaaaattgtccCACTTATCGGGTTTGTAGTAAGCTTTGTATCACAACGTACGATCTTTTAATATGGCGAAAGAAAGCTATTATTAGACTATAAGGGTTATCATGTTATCTGACAG
Coding sequences within it:
- the LOC126869176 gene encoding uncharacterized protein LOC126869176, whose amino-acid sequence is MSNLDGRKTKSLNNIPEVFKRRDHDESKVLSKVSLENVASERFKTLNVRGENASPFPKLEVIKQSDNDESSNTEDEANEEKRLKKPEVAKLDAEDKIKDTFKLDFSNVSLKKQKQILSIIDSFLSLILITPMTVGFWRGTWTLMDIYADTFPELFTFLLGILIHTCFAITRNFLHYRVLDISKRKTCLNITVCKIIQILYTYVFGISCNMHWRGAWIIFDHFFYYNIWVTVTATLAPMTILAIFRSIRNVIAIPSVINVDILTFVFRFPTRYKLIVYLLTRGDLINW